The genomic DNA GGCCAATTGTGCGGCGAGTTCTTGCAAACCTGGCTCATCGCGTTTCAAGTCGATGCTGGCCAAGGCCTTGACCGCTTCGAGCTCAATGCGATGGGCCTGCAAGGCTTGATCGAGTAACGCGCGTAATGTGCTGGCGGGGCAGCCGCGCTGGCAGCCCAGGCCGACCACGAAGGTCGGCGCTGCGCTGTCATCGGTCATAGGTGGTATTGACCTTCGCTTTTGCGGCGGAACAACCAGGCACTGATCAGGCCCAGGGCCAGCCAGAACGCCACGTTGGTCAACTGCGAAGCGATTTTGAACTGTGCCTCAAGCGCTTCTGGCGCCAGCATCGAATGCACTTCCGGCTGAGGTGCACCGATGACGTGCGGCACAGCGAGGATCGCCACACCGAGGATCTTCATCAGCCAATGGCGGCTGAACGCGATCAACGCCAGGCCGACGGCGGTGGACGCGGCTGTGCTGATCCACCAGAGCTGCCGTGAAGCCAGATCCGCCGCAGCAGTGCCCGGCAATTCCGGCGGCAAGCCCAAGGTCGGTGCCAGCACGAAAGTGGCGTAGCCGGCCAGGCCCCAGAGCAGACCTTGCGAAGTTTTGGTCGGCGCGCGCAGGGTGTAGAGACCGGCGAGCATCAGGGCAAAACCGACGGCCACCACCAGATTGCCGCCCGTGGTCGAGACCACACGCTGCCAGCCATCTTCCGGTTCCCAGGCTTCGGCGTCGTGGGTGTGGGCAGCCGTGCCAGCTGCATGTTCGTGTACTTCAGCCGCAGGTTCGGACTTTTCATAGGTTTCGGCCTGCAGAATCAGCGGCGAAACCCAGAAGCTTTGCAGCAGGGTGAGGAGCAGGGCGGCCAGCAGACCGCTGAAACCTGCTGTTTGCGCAATACGCTTGATCATGTCGGCAGGTCTCAGTGGCACGGGAACGCGGCGCTGTGGCGGGTATCGTGAGCGGCGTTGTGCACCGCTTCGATGTGCGAGAAACCGGCGAAATAGACGAGGCTGGCGCCCAGGATCGACGCGAAAATGGCGGCGGTCAGGCGTTGGCTCAGGGTGGTGGTGCTGGAGATCTTGTCGGTGTTGCTGGCGGTGCTGCTGATGATCGACATGGCGCTTCCCTCTGGAGTGTCAGCGGGGTCATAGAGCGCATGAAAACCCCTGCGGGTCGGGCTCGCAGAGGTTCGAACAGCGCCCGCCCACCGCGGGTTTGTTATGTTCAGCGACGCATGACTGCGGGCTGTGTGTTGCGGGCCGGTCTCCGGGCTCACGAGGGGTTGGCGTCAGGCCGACCTGCAAGCGTCACCTTCCCATGCCGTTGGGGCACAGTGGTTTTGACGCTTCGCTCGCTTACCGTTGCGGGGGCAGCACCGGACTGACATGGGCTTGAGTAAAGCACATGATTCACCGGTTTCCCGTTTCACCCTGTGAAGGGCACCCGTAACAAGTTGCGTAGGAGAGCATGAGGGGGGGATTTGAGTCAATTGGAGGGGGCATATCCGTTGCTGCGGTAACGGCGGCTTAGGGTTTCGCCCTTACGGCCATCCCTTTCAAGGTCTTAGGTAAAATCCCCTGATACTTCAGCCAGGAGGACCCGAACGATGTGGGCCGATGTTCTAGCGCGTTTCGAGAAAAAAGCACCTGCCAGTGTCATGGCCAAATTGGCGCTGGAGCAGGCCATTGCGCCTGAGTGGATTGATCAGGTCTTCGAAGAGCATCGGCAACGGCAGTATTCTCGTGAGCTACTGTTCTCGACCATCATCAAGCTGATGTCCCTTGTTTCATTGGGCTTGAAGCCATCCCTGCACGCCGCCGCGCGGCAACTGGAAGATCTTCCTGTCAGTTTGGCTGCCCTCTACGACAAGATCAGTCGTACTGAACCTGCGCTGTTACGCGCTCTGGTCACAGGTTGTGCGCAACGTCTGACTCCGACCATCAAGGAGCTGGGCTGCACCAAAACGTTGCCGGAGTGGTGGACGGCAATCATTTGGCTTCCACTGAGAAACGTCTGGGCGCTCTACGCCATGAGCGAGGCGCCGCTCGTCCTGGCTTTTCGGTGGTTGTTTACGACCCCGATCTCGATCAGGTCATCGACCTTCAGGCGTGTGAGGATGCCTACGCAAGCGAGCGTGTTTGCGTGCTGCCTCTACTGGCCAATGCCGAGCCAGGCCAAGTGTGGCTGGCTGATCGACTCTATTGCACGCTCCCGGTCATGGAGGCTTGTGAGCAGGTCCAGACGTCCTTTGTCATTCGTCAGCAAGCCAAGCATCCACGCCTGATTCAAGAGGGTGAGTGGCAAGAACCCGTGCCTGTGGAAACAGGCACTGTGCGTGAGCAGATCATCCAGGTCAGAGGCGGTTACCAATGTCGGCGTGTCGAACTGACGCTTCATTCGCCAACAGACTCGGGTGACAGCAGCTTGATGTTCTGGAGCAATCTACCCCAGAGCGTCAGCGCGCAGCAGATCGCGCAACTCTATCGCCGTCGCTGGAGTATTGAAGGTATGTTTGTAGTGGTCTAATGAAACCGGACACCCATTTAGGCGAGAATGCTCGCCAGATAGAGGTGTCTGATGACCAAACAACGTCGTTCTTTTTCCGCTGAATTCAAACGCGAGGCCGCAGGCCTCGTGCTCGATCAAGGCTATAGCCATATCGAAGCCAGCCGCTCGCTTGGTGTGGTTGAGTCCGCGTTGCGCCGCTGGGTTAATCAGCTTCAGCAGGAGCGCACTGGCGTTACTCCGCAGAGTAAAGCGCTGACGCCAGAGCAACAGAAAATCCAGGAATTGGAAGCTCGAATCGCTCGACTTGAGCGGGAGAAATCCATTTTAAAAAAGGCTACCGCGCTCTTGATGTCGGAAGAGCACGAGCGCACGCGCTGATTGATCAACTGAGCCCCCAAGAGCCGGTTGATTGGCTTTGCGCAGTCTTTGACGTCACTCGTTCGTGTTACTACGCCCATCGTCTCAGGCGCCGAACTCCAGACGTTGAGCGGCTTCGGTTGCGCAGCCGGGTTAACGAACTGTTTACGCAAAGTCGAAGCGCCGCCGGTAGCCGCAGCATCGTGTCGATGATGCAGGAAGACGGCGAGCAAATTGGGCGGTTCAAGGTGCGAGGCCTGATGCGGGAACTGGAGTTGGTCAGTAAACAACCTGGATCACATGCCTACAAACAAGCGACGGTTGAGCGGCCTGACATTCCGAACATATTGAATCGAGAGTTTGATGTGCCGGCGCCGAATCAGGTCTGGTGTGGCGACATCACCTACATCTGGGCTCAAGGGAAATGGCATTACCTGGCTGTCGTTATGGATCTTTACGCGCGCCGAGTGGTGGGCTGGGCGCTGTCGAACAAGCCGGATGCGGATCTGGTCATCAAGGCGTTGGACATGGCTTACGAACAGCGTGGCAGGCCTCAAGGGCTTCTGTTTCACTCGGATCAGGGCTCGCAATATGGCAGTCGCCAGTTTCGCCAACGGCTCTGGCGTTACCGCATGCGCCAAAGCATGAGCCGTCGTGGAAACTGCTGGGATAACGCGCCGATGGAGCGTGTGTTTCGCAGCTTGAAAACTGAATGGATACCGACCGTGGGCTACATGACAGCTCAAGAAGCGCACCGCGACATCAGTCATTACCTGATGCATCGGTACAACTGGATTAGACCGCACCAATTCAACAACGGACTGGCCCCAGCTCAGGCCGAGAAAAAACTTAACGTCGTGTCCGGGATTAGTTGACCACTACAAGTTAAGCAATAAAGCTGTGTGCCTTCGTGGTTGAATATAAGATAAGCGCCTGGGGGCGGAGCTGGCAGAAAATCTTTAATGAGTGTGTCTGTAGAGGTGTTTATCATCTTAATAGATTCACTTTGATGAAAAGAAGCTACTCGGCTACCGTCTTTGCTTATGGCTAAATAGTATCCAGTAAAGGTTGTGAATCTTTTTATAATTTTTCGGGATAGGGTGGAGAAGATTATAAGGCCTTTATTGTAAGCGCTAGCATATATTTTTTCGCCATTTGGTGTTATCACCAGAGAGTGTCAGATTTTTTGTGTGCGGGCCGGTAATGGCCTGCCGTCAGGCAGGCCGGGTTTTACCAGGTCGGCCTGATAAATCGATCTCCGTACAGAATCGCAAATTGGTTCATCGCACTCTTCCAGTCATGAGCCGCCGAGCCCCAGTTTGCCGTGATGTTACGCAGCCCAAGCCAGATCAGCTTGGTCGCTGCGTCATCCGTCGGGAAGTGGCCCCGGGTCTTGATGATCTTGCGTAGCTGAGCGTTGATGCTTTCGATAGCGTTGGTCGTATAGATCACTTTTCGAATGGCAGGCGGGAAGACAAAAAATGGAATCACTCGATCCCAGGCTCGTCTCCAGGCCGCCACCACCGTTG from Pseudomonas baetica includes the following:
- a CDS encoding CbtA family protein; this encodes MIKRIAQTAGFSGLLAALLLTLLQSFWVSPLILQAETYEKSEPAAEVHEHAAGTAAHTHDAEAWEPEDGWQRVVSTTGGNLVVAVGFALMLAGLYTLRAPTKTSQGLLWGLAGYATFVLAPTLGLPPELPGTAAADLASRQLWWISTAASTAVGLALIAFSRHWLMKILGVAILAVPHVIGAPQPEVHSMLAPEALEAQFKIASQLTNVAFWLALGLISAWLFRRKSEGQYHL
- a CDS encoding CbtB domain-containing protein translates to MSIISSTASNTDKISSTTTLSQRLTAAIFASILGASLVYFAGFSHIEAVHNAAHDTRHSAAFPCH
- a CDS encoding IS3 family transposase (programmed frameshift), with the protein product MTKQRRSFSAEFKREAAGLVLDQGYSHIEASRSLGVVESALRRWVNQLQQERTGVTPQSKALTPEQQKIQELEARIARLEREKSIFKKGYRALDVGRARAHALIDQLSPQEPVDWLCAVFDVTRSCYYAHRLRRRTPDVERLRLRSRVNELFTQSRSAAGSRSIVSMMQEDGEQIGRFKVRGLMRELELVSKQPGSHAYKQATVERPDIPNILNREFDVPAPNQVWCGDITYIWAQGKWHYLAVVMDLYARRVVGWALSNKPDADLVIKALDMAYEQRGRPQGLLFHSDQGSQYGSRQFRQRLWRYRMRQSMSRRGNCWDNAPMERVFRSLKTEWIPTVGYMTAQEAHRDISHYLMHRYNWIRPHQFNNGLAPAQAEKKLNVVSGIS